A window of Methanolobus sediminis contains these coding sequences:
- a CDS encoding lectin like domain-containing protein: MFFTIIPVNAAELDPQTEISSSDNGSQLSMAPLNPAFLQYQEELEQSQNDALGADYLISVSSLVLPGSQSNLVFSNENESSDIFTPSNGFIPSPVDFSHLSSVSMDALLTDDTIRTSGLELMDSEVSYPARYDLRDENGVTAVRDQGSAGSCWAHASIASLESYLLYNRSETWDFSENNEKNVLAYTYPDGFDRDADGGGNAVIASAYFTRWSGPVLESDDQYNDLSGDSPSNIPVSKHVQEVLFIPLRQSALDNDEIKFALQQYGAVHVSMSWYNEAYNSSFSSYYYNGSSSGGGHAVTIVGWDDNYDRNNFTDVAPGNGAFIVKNSWGDSWGDDGYFYASYNDAKFGRRYDNAVFTAENVSNYDRIYQYDELGLVDNIGYNTISAYGANIFTASSNETLEAVSFYTVASNSIYNISIYVDPISGPINDSGPVSVQNGTFAFAGYHTIDLDTNISLNTGQNFSVVVKFTTPAYNYPLPVEYPMSGYSSNAHAEAGQSYVSSDGFEWDDISESDANICIKAFTTENKEPEASFVAGTRYVHVNESVDFHDASLFSSESWEWDFGDNSTSSVQNPLHSYADAGVYNVSLNASNSFGDNISTRISFIHVLDSIIIVNRSGSADFTTIREAVDAASDGDTIVVESGTYNENLYFQNDNISLVSSTGNPEDVRIVSSSSSNVAIYVKADNITISGISAEDGSTAIVVDSSSSCVISNCSVSGNTYGIYFYNSQDNSLSNCTSYENSYGLRLSGSVNNILNNNSMNNNTFNSYFDSNANIVGTSNLVNGKPIYYLVNSSDQVIDASSSAGLVYLLNCSNITVEDLEVENNYYGFYLYDSDNISIDNCTSTDNRYGVYLSSSDNNTIYGCNISDISTYGLSLVDCSDNLIYNNYFNNSNNAYVSGGGFNNWNITRTAGTNIINGTYLGGNFWAKPDDTGWSQTEYSVGNGFCDAYDITDNGNNTDSLPLTLNSVQPVVSDDSSSNENDGVRVKIATPTSSTSDIVATDFSVRFVGKGAEVEYVFTDGSTPVNEISFESGTNQGYVMATVSLLNELPESSPAPATVLVYQGMEILLGDNEFSSGIGDAKISFSVSKEWLDSNGFGEGDVRMEHFSEDIWNRLPTVVTGEDDEYFYFEATTTGFSPFMICAEVSEENPVNAGSSSGIVNDDAVAQNSSVENPLNSLVVLSGLIVVTILATIMGSGYKKSK, encoded by the coding sequence ATGTTCTTTACTATTATTCCTGTAAATGCAGCAGAGTTAGATCCACAAACCGAAATAAGTTCCAGTGACAACGGATCTCAATTATCTATGGCTCCTCTAAATCCCGCATTTCTTCAATATCAGGAAGAACTGGAACAGAGTCAAAATGACGCATTAGGTGCAGATTATCTGATATCCGTGTCTAGTTTGGTATTACCGGGCAGTCAATCAAATTTAGTATTTTCAAATGAAAATGAATCATCTGATATATTTACTCCTTCAAATGGTTTTATTCCATCGCCCGTTGACTTTTCTCATTTATCCTCCGTAAGTATGGATGCCTTGCTTACCGATGATACCATTAGGACTTCGGGCCTTGAACTTATGGATTCAGAAGTATCATACCCGGCACGATATGACCTGCGTGATGAAAATGGTGTCACAGCAGTAAGAGATCAAGGCAGTGCTGGAAGCTGCTGGGCACATGCATCAATAGCATCTCTTGAATCCTACCTTCTTTATAACAGATCAGAAACCTGGGACTTTTCAGAGAATAATGAAAAGAACGTTCTTGCATATACTTATCCGGATGGATTTGACCGTGATGCTGACGGTGGAGGTAACGCAGTTATAGCATCTGCTTATTTCACAAGGTGGTCTGGTCCGGTACTCGAGTCAGACGATCAATATAACGATCTTTCAGGGGACTCTCCTTCTAATATACCAGTATCAAAACATGTTCAGGAAGTACTTTTCATACCTCTGAGACAATCTGCACTTGACAACGATGAAATTAAATTTGCACTTCAACAATACGGTGCGGTGCATGTTAGTATGTCGTGGTATAATGAAGCCTACAATTCTTCTTTCAGTTCATATTATTATAATGGTTCTTCTAGCGGTGGGGGCCATGCAGTGACTATCGTAGGATGGGATGATAATTACGATCGCAATAATTTCACCGATGTTGCACCGGGCAACGGAGCTTTCATTGTTAAGAACAGCTGGGGTGATTCATGGGGAGATGATGGATATTTCTATGCATCATACAATGATGCCAAATTTGGAAGAAGATATGATAATGCTGTTTTTACTGCCGAGAATGTCAGCAATTACGATCGTATATATCAATATGATGAGTTAGGGCTGGTTGACAATATTGGCTACAATACTATCAGTGCCTACGGAGCTAATATTTTCACTGCAAGTTCAAATGAAACCCTGGAAGCAGTAAGTTTCTACACTGTAGCCTCCAATTCCATTTACAACATTTCTATTTATGTGGACCCGATTTCTGGTCCAATTAATGATTCTGGTCCGGTATCAGTGCAAAATGGAACATTTGCCTTTGCAGGCTATCATACTATCGATCTTGATACAAATATTTCACTTAATACAGGTCAGAATTTTTCAGTGGTTGTAAAATTCACAACACCTGCCTATAACTATCCTCTTCCAGTAGAATATCCAATGTCAGGCTATAGTAGTAATGCACATGCTGAAGCGGGTCAGAGTTATGTAAGTTCAGATGGATTTGAATGGGATGATATAAGCGAATCTGATGCAAATATATGTATCAAAGCTTTCACAACTGAAAATAAAGAACCTGAAGCATCATTTGTTGCAGGTACAAGATACGTTCATGTTAATGAGTCTGTAGATTTCCACGATGCAAGTCTCTTCTCATCGGAAAGCTGGGAATGGGACTTTGGGGATAATTCGACATCATCAGTACAGAATCCGTTGCATTCTTATGCAGATGCCGGTGTTTATAATGTATCACTGAATGCATCGAACTCTTTTGGAGATAACATTTCCACAAGAATTTCGTTTATTCATGTCCTGGACTCAATAATCATTGTCAATAGAAGTGGAAGTGCTGATTTCACGACAATCCGTGAAGCGGTTGATGCTGCATCTGATGGTGACACCATTGTTGTTGAATCTGGTACTTATAATGAAAATCTGTATTTCCAAAATGATAATATAAGTCTTGTTTCATCAACCGGCAATCCCGAAGATGTCAGGATAGTTTCATCATCTTCCAGTAACGTTGCTATTTACGTAAAAGCAGATAACATCACGATTTCAGGCATAAGTGCCGAAGATGGCTCTACTGCAATAGTCGTTGATTCATCAAGCAGTTGTGTCATAAGTAATTGTTCTGTATCTGGAAATACATATGGTATTTATTTCTACAATTCTCAGGACAACAGTCTCTCTAATTGTACTTCATATGAAAACTCATATGGTTTACGTTTGAGTGGTTCAGTGAATAATATTTTGAATAACAATTCTATGAATAATAACACGTTTAATTCATATTTTGATTCAAACGCCAATATTGTAGGAACAAGTAATCTGGTAAATGGAAAACCAATATATTATCTTGTTAACAGCTCTGATCAGGTTATAGATGCCAGTTCCAGTGCCGGACTTGTCTATTTACTTAATTGTTCTAACATAACAGTAGAGGATCTGGAAGTTGAGAATAATTATTATGGATTTTACCTCTACGACAGCGATAATATAAGTATTGATAATTGTACGAGCACTGATAATCGATATGGTGTATATCTTTCGTCTTCTGATAACAACACAATATATGGTTGCAATATAAGTGACATTTCCACTTATGGTCTTTCACTGGTTGATTGCAGTGACAATCTGATATATAACAACTACTTTAACAACAGTAACAACGCCTACGTATCTGGTGGCGGTTTCAACAACTGGAACATCACAAGAACAGCAGGCACTAATATCATCAATGGAACTTATCTTGGTGGAAACTTCTGGGCAAAGCCAGATGACACTGGTTGGAGCCAGACTGAGTACTCCGTTGGAAATGGTTTCTGCGATGCATATGATATCACAGATAATGGAAACAATACTGACTCTCTTCCATTGACTTTGAATAGTGTTCAACCAGTAGTCTCAGACGACAGTTCCAGCAATGAAAATGATGGAGTTCGTGTAAAGATAGCCACACCCACATCATCTACTTCAGATATTGTCGCAACTGATTTCAGTGTACGTTTTGTAGGTAAGGGTGCTGAAGTGGAATATGTGTTCACAGATGGTTCCACTCCGGTAAACGAGATTAGTTTTGAATCCGGGACAAATCAAGGTTATGTCATGGCAACTGTCAGTCTGCTAAATGAACTACCGGAAAGTTCTCCCGCACCTGCAACAGTATTGGTTTATCAGGGAATGGAAATTCTCCTTGGTGACAACGAATTCTCCTCTGGCATTGGTGATGCAAAGATATCTTTCTCAGTTTCAAAAGAATGGCTTGATTCAAATGGTTTTGGTGAAGGAGATGTCCGCATGGAGCATTTCTCTGAAGACATATGGAACAGGTTACCAACGGTTGTGACAGGTGAAGATGATGAGTACTTCTACTTTGAAGCGACAACAACAGGATTTTCGCCATTCATGATATGTGCTGAAGTTTCAGAAGAAAATCCGGTGAATGCCGGTTCTTCGTCAGGTATTGTAAATGACGATGCAGTTGCTCAGAATTCATCCGTAGAGAACCCGTTAAACTCACTGGTAGTATTGTCTGGTTTGATAGTGGTCACAATTCTGGCCACGATTATGGGTTCAGGTTACAAGAAGTCAAAGTAA
- the modB gene encoding molybdate ABC transporter permease subunit, producing the protein MFDQIGFPLLITLKIAGLSTLIVAIIGMMISYILARRDFRGKWLADIVVTLPLVLPPTVTGYLLVVLLGKKGVLGSILYNFTGWSIVFTWQAAVIAAFVVSLPLMVKTTTAAIEAVDREYEYAAFTLGRKELDTALFITLPLAKKGILAGIVLSFARAVGEFGATLMFAGNIPGRTNTMSISIYSAFQAGNNELANMLVIILIVMSLLSMAITAKVINSWKI; encoded by the coding sequence AGATTGGATTTCCCCTGCTGATCACACTTAAGATCGCCGGTCTGTCCACATTAATTGTGGCAATAATAGGAATGATGATATCATACATACTTGCAAGACGTGATTTTCGCGGGAAATGGCTGGCCGACATTGTTGTAACTTTACCCCTTGTACTCCCTCCCACAGTAACAGGTTACCTTCTGGTAGTCTTGCTTGGGAAAAAAGGAGTGCTGGGGAGTATTTTATACAACTTCACAGGATGGAGCATAGTATTTACCTGGCAGGCAGCAGTAATTGCAGCTTTTGTTGTATCCCTGCCGCTTATGGTCAAAACCACCACTGCAGCCATAGAAGCAGTGGACAGGGAATACGAATATGCGGCTTTCACCCTTGGAAGAAAAGAACTTGACACTGCCCTCTTCATAACTCTCCCGCTTGCAAAGAAAGGCATACTTGCAGGAATAGTCCTCAGTTTTGCAAGGGCAGTTGGAGAGTTCGGTGCAACACTTATGTTTGCCGGAAACATCCCCGGAAGAACTAACACAATGTCAATTTCAATATACAGCGCATTCCAGGCAGGAAACAATGAACTTGCCAACATGCTGGTCATTATACTGATAGTAATGTCCCTGCTTTCAATGGCCATAACTGCAAAGGTCATCAATAGCTGGAAAATATAA
- a CDS encoding molybdopterin biosynthesis protein, producing the protein MERKEFRELTSVEDARKLVESIKVQPEITVLPIEKAAGHIIGEDILSGLDVPAFNRSVKDGYAVRAKDTYQASEPEPIELKVTASIQAGCEDSFFVDDGEAIEISTGAPIPDGADAVVMVESTKQTGDSLLVYQPVHINENIMRAGTDIMKGERILRKNTRIGSREIGVLASIGMDKVPVKELVVGIISTGSELIRPGEKLGTSKIYDANSYAIAAAIEECGGTPRIYGIVRDDEKLMEETLDRAIAECDIVLTSGSTSAGAGDIMYMIIEEKGETLTHGIAIKPGKPVVIGMINNVPTIGLPGNPTSALSIFNEFVAPIIYNSLGVKPSFKTKVTAVMGTGIRSGGREELFPVGVVRGKVYPADKTSGAITTLSDADGIIEIRAHTEYIEPGAEVEVTMFGNVRSPDLMLVGGQCPGVDLLEEMTGLTFRTLNMGSSAGFTAISGGIADIACVNMVDSYGNYNSSILKRMNLDNVVLVKGYRREQGLIFTPDNHVYGLEDIINLQIINRNRGSGTRALLDREIGLLAEGKGISKSEMIKSLKGYNSGSKTHRSVCDAVKSGKADVGFGLRAAAEEAGLEFIPLAEDEFDFVIKKDLLEIEEIQNFLAVLRSEEFSKRLPAGISTYEMTGSIISSF; encoded by the coding sequence ATGGAAAGGAAAGAATTCAGAGAGCTGACATCCGTAGAGGATGCGAGAAAACTGGTTGAAAGCATAAAAGTTCAACCGGAAATTACTGTTTTACCTATTGAGAAAGCTGCAGGACACATAATTGGAGAGGACATACTTTCAGGGTTAGATGTACCTGCTTTCAATCGTTCTGTTAAAGACGGTTATGCTGTAAGGGCAAAAGATACATACCAGGCAAGTGAGCCTGAGCCAATTGAGTTAAAAGTTACTGCATCGATTCAGGCAGGCTGTGAAGATAGTTTCTTTGTCGATGACGGCGAGGCAATAGAGATCTCAACCGGTGCACCAATTCCTGATGGTGCCGATGCTGTTGTGATGGTTGAAAGCACAAAACAGACCGGAGACTCACTTCTTGTCTACCAGCCCGTGCACATCAATGAAAATATAATGCGTGCAGGAACCGACATCATGAAAGGTGAGAGGATCCTGAGAAAGAACACACGTATAGGTTCCCGTGAGATTGGAGTTCTGGCATCTATTGGTATGGATAAAGTTCCTGTCAAAGAACTGGTCGTTGGAATTATTTCAACTGGCAGTGAGCTTATCAGACCCGGAGAAAAGCTTGGAACGAGCAAAATATATGACGCTAATTCATATGCTATCGCTGCTGCAATCGAAGAATGTGGCGGCACACCACGAATATACGGAATCGTGCGTGATGATGAAAAACTCATGGAAGAGACCCTTGACAGGGCAATCGCAGAATGTGATATCGTGCTTACATCAGGAAGCACTTCCGCCGGTGCAGGCGACATCATGTATATGATAATTGAGGAAAAGGGAGAAACTCTTACACATGGAATTGCTATCAAGCCGGGAAAACCTGTAGTTATCGGCATGATAAACAATGTCCCGACAATCGGGCTTCCGGGTAATCCTACTTCTGCTCTTAGTATTTTTAATGAGTTTGTTGCACCGATCATTTACAATTCACTTGGCGTTAAGCCATCATTTAAGACAAAAGTAACTGCTGTTATGGGAACTGGAATACGTTCCGGTGGCAGGGAGGAACTTTTCCCTGTAGGAGTAGTACGTGGAAAAGTCTATCCTGCGGATAAGACATCAGGAGCAATCACAACACTATCAGATGCGGACGGAATTATTGAGATAAGGGCACATACCGAGTACATCGAACCCGGCGCAGAAGTTGAGGTTACCATGTTTGGCAATGTAAGGAGTCCTGACCTGATGCTTGTTGGTGGCCAATGTCCCGGAGTTGACCTGCTTGAAGAGATGACGGGACTTACGTTCAGGACTTTGAATATGGGATCAAGTGCAGGTTTTACAGCAATATCTGGTGGCATTGCAGATATCGCATGTGTCAATATGGTTGATAGCTATGGTAATTACAATTCATCTATCCTGAAGAGAATGAACCTTGATAATGTGGTGCTTGTAAAAGGATACAGGCGAGAACAGGGCCTGATATTCACTCCGGATAACCATGTATACGGTCTTGAAGATATAATCAATCTCCAGATCATCAACAGGAACAGAGGTTCAGGCACAAGAGCACTTCTTGACAGGGAGATTGGTCTGCTGGCTGAAGGAAAGGGAATCTCAAAAAGTGAGATGATAAAAAGCCTGAAAGGATACAATTCCGGCTCCAAGACTCACAGGTCAGTATGTGATGCTGTAAAGAGTGGCAAAGCTGATGTAGGATTTGGACTCAGGGCTGCGGCAGAGGAGGCAGGACTTGAATTCATCCCGCTGGCAGAGGATGAGTTTGATTTTGTTATAAAAAAGGACCTTCTTGAAATTGAGGAGATACAGAATTTCCTTGCTGTATTGCGTTCTGAAGAGTTCTCAAAGAGACTGCCAGCCGGAATCAGTACTTATGAAATGACCGGTAGTATAATATCCTCCTTTTAA
- a CDS encoding ABC transporter ATP-binding protein: MGIKADFRKRYYRKKSDRRKGIEAAFTLDAQFEIGDELAVFFGRSGSGKTTALQCISGLLEPNGGRIIVNGNVYFDCHKRINLPVQQRSLGYVFQSYALFPHMDVKKNIAYGLKGWDERDKEERVDEMLQMLDIKGLENNYPSQLSGGQKQRVALARALAPKPDILLLDEPFSALDRVVRMKLREKIKEIQRELKIPVLFITHNHVEAFTIADKVVVFHDGRVQQIGTPEDVFYHPKNSHVAELVGITNIFEDSSVLKDDEMAGTLTIGCENLKVTAKRPECEVKETISWGIRPENLRILPATDDTVTDENTFHASVKSIVNKGSSKNLALEIKEHNNLMIAEISDQFFESLNLKEDDRCLVRFERDRIVLF; encoded by the coding sequence ATGGGCATTAAAGCAGATTTCAGAAAACGGTATTACAGGAAAAAAAGCGATAGGAGGAAAGGCATTGAAGCCGCTTTCACACTTGATGCCCAGTTTGAGATCGGTGATGAGCTTGCAGTATTTTTCGGTCGCTCCGGCTCAGGAAAGACAACAGCCCTCCAGTGTATCTCAGGACTGCTGGAGCCCAACGGAGGCAGGATAATTGTCAACGGCAATGTGTATTTTGATTGCCATAAGAGAATCAACCTGCCGGTACAGCAGCGCAGTCTTGGTTACGTTTTTCAGAGCTATGCACTTTTCCCGCATATGGATGTGAAAAAGAACATAGCTTACGGACTGAAAGGATGGGATGAGAGAGACAAGGAAGAAAGAGTTGATGAAATGCTCCAGATGCTGGACATCAAGGGATTGGAGAATAATTATCCCTCTCAGCTTTCAGGAGGACAGAAGCAAAGAGTTGCACTGGCGCGTGCACTGGCACCAAAACCCGACATACTCTTACTGGACGAGCCTTTTTCCGCTCTTGACAGAGTTGTCCGCATGAAGCTCAGGGAAAAGATCAAGGAAATCCAGAGAGAACTGAAGATCCCTGTACTTTTCATCACTCATAACCATGTAGAAGCTTTCACAATCGCAGACAAGGTTGTTGTATTCCATGATGGGAGAGTTCAGCAGATAGGAACTCCGGAAGATGTATTCTATCATCCAAAGAACAGCCACGTTGCCGAACTTGTAGGCATTACAAATATATTTGAAGATTCTTCGGTACTCAAAGATGATGAGATGGCAGGAACACTCACCATTGGTTGTGAAAATCTGAAGGTAACTGCAAAAAGACCAGAATGCGAGGTCAAAGAAACAATATCATGGGGCATAAGACCTGAGAATCTACGCATACTGCCTGCAACTGACGACACTGTTACAGATGAGAATACATTCCATGCAAGTGTAAAGAGCATAGTGAATAAGGGTTCAAGTAAAAACCTCGCACTTGAGATCAAGGAACATAATAATCTGATGATAGCTGAGATATCTGACCAGTTCTTTGAAAGTCTCAACCTGAAAGAAGATGACAGATGTCTTGTCCGTTTTGAAAGGGACAGGATAGTCCTGTTCTGA
- the ilvE gene encoding branched-chain-amino-acid transaminase: MSELLIYYNGDFVPKSQATTSVYDHGFLYGDGVFEGIRAYNGRVFKLREHVDRLYDSARAIALNIPLSKEEMEEAILETLRKNNLTDAYIRPIVSRGIGDLGLDPRKCPIPNIFIISQEWGAMYGDLYEVGLTGVTVSVRRNSCDALSPNIKSLNYLNNILAKIEANEKGGDEAIFFDQNGYLSEGSGDNIFIIKNGKVYTPPTINNLKGITRATAIELLAEIGLETHVENLGMFDLYTADEIFVTGTAAEAAPLVKVDGRPIGDGKPGPITKKMVAAFEKVTTTTGTPINP; this comes from the coding sequence ATGAGTGAACTATTGATTTATTACAACGGTGACTTTGTCCCTAAATCACAGGCCACAACCTCCGTCTATGACCACGGATTTTTGTATGGAGATGGTGTCTTTGAGGGAATAAGAGCATATAACGGACGTGTTTTCAAGTTACGTGAGCATGTTGACAGGCTCTATGATTCCGCAAGGGCAATCGCTCTTAACATCCCGCTCTCCAAAGAAGAGATGGAAGAGGCTATTCTGGAGACACTCAGGAAAAACAACCTGACAGACGCATACATCAGACCTATCGTTTCAAGAGGTATTGGCGACCTTGGTCTTGACCCAAGAAAGTGTCCTATACCAAACATATTCATAATCTCACAGGAATGGGGCGCAATGTATGGCGACCTATATGAAGTTGGTCTTACCGGCGTTACCGTATCAGTCAGAAGGAACTCCTGTGATGCACTGTCACCAAACATCAAGTCACTCAACTACCTGAACAACATCCTTGCCAAGATCGAAGCAAACGAGAAGGGGGGAGATGAAGCAATCTTCTTCGACCAGAATGGTTACCTCTCAGAAGGTTCAGGAGATAACATATTCATCATCAAGAACGGTAAGGTTTACACACCACCAACGATCAACAACCTGAAGGGAATCACCAGGGCAACAGCTATTGAGCTTCTTGCAGAAATCGGACTAGAGACCCATGTTGAAAACCTTGGAATGTTCGACCTCTACACCGCAGACGAGATCTTCGTTACAGGAACAGCAGCTGAAGCCGCACCTCTCGTAAAGGTAGATGGCCGTCCAATCGGTGATGGTAAGCCAGGTCCGATCACAAAGAAGATGGTTGCAGCCTTTGAAAAGGTAACCACTACCACTGGCACACCAATTAATCCCTAA
- a CDS encoding sodium:proton antiporter, whose protein sequence is MVEEGRKDKIVLENLKYLNDSVLAILLLMPVTLVITFEALDDTGSLKWISIATWIVYLMGLWYVASRVFKLNKKLIEYIDEE, encoded by the coding sequence ATGGTAGAAGAGGGAAGAAAAGATAAAATAGTTCTGGAGAACCTGAAATATCTGAACGATTCAGTGTTGGCCATATTACTTTTGATGCCTGTTACCCTTGTCATCACCTTTGAAGCACTTGATGATACAGGAAGTCTCAAATGGATTTCCATTGCAACATGGATAGTGTACCTGATGGGACTCTGGTATGTAGCTTCAAGAGTTTTCAAGCTTAACAAAAAGCTTATTGAGTATATAGACGAAGAGTAG
- a CDS encoding OBG GTPase family GTP-binding protein — protein sequence MGLHEDIQEVEEEIKKTSYNKATSHHIGRLKAKLARLRDEVVKKAASKGGGEGYSVRKSGDATVTLVGFPSVGKSTLLNQLTGANSEVGAYEFTTLDVIPGVLEYNNATIQILDVPGLVKGAASGRGRGREVIAVVRNCDLVVFILDVFQNYHHEVLTQELYDAGIRLNQKEPDVVIKRQDRGGITISSTLDLEISDDLIKAVLNDYKIHNAHVLIRDHIDVDQLIDAIMGNRVYIPAVTVVNKVDMADEYVLKKCKAEYPEAIYISANKGENLDAVKDLIYDALDFIRIYLKPQGESADMEEPLIVRNGVNVGDICDHLHRDFRRKFRYAQVWGTSAKHPGQRAGLDHVLADKDLLTLIIAK from the coding sequence ATGGGATTACACGAGGATATACAGGAAGTTGAAGAGGAAATTAAGAAGACTTCTTACAACAAAGCTACATCACACCACATAGGCAGACTTAAGGCAAAACTTGCACGTCTGCGTGATGAAGTTGTGAAGAAGGCCGCAAGTAAAGGTGGCGGTGAAGGATACTCCGTTAGGAAATCAGGAGATGCCACGGTAACACTTGTAGGTTTCCCGTCTGTAGGTAAATCCACGTTGCTTAACCAGCTCACCGGTGCAAATTCAGAGGTCGGTGCTTATGAGTTTACTACACTTGATGTAATTCCCGGTGTGCTTGAGTACAATAATGCAACTATCCAGATTCTTGATGTACCCGGACTTGTGAAAGGTGCAGCCAGCGGCAGAGGCCGTGGAAGGGAAGTAATTGCAGTTGTGAGGAACTGTGACCTTGTAGTCTTTATACTGGATGTGTTCCAGAACTACCACCATGAAGTCCTTACACAGGAGTTGTACGATGCAGGTATCCGTCTTAACCAGAAGGAACCTGACGTTGTTATCAAAAGACAGGACCGTGGCGGAATCACCATTAGCAGTACCCTTGACCTGGAGATATCCGATGACCTTATCAAGGCGGTACTTAACGATTATAAGATCCACAATGCCCACGTGCTTATCAGGGATCATATCGATGTGGATCAGCTTATCGATGCTATCATGGGTAACCGGGTCTATATCCCTGCGGTTACCGTTGTGAATAAAGTGGATATGGCTGATGAGTATGTGCTGAAGAAGTGCAAAGCAGAATATCCTGAAGCTATATACATTTCCGCCAATAAAGGTGAGAACCTTGATGCAGTGAAAGATCTGATATACGATGCTCTTGATTTCATTCGCATCTACCTGAAACCTCAGGGTGAATCTGCTGACATGGAAGAACCTCTTATTGTGAGAAACGGTGTCAATGTGGGTGATATCTGTGACCACCTGCATCGCGATTTCAGGAGAAAGTTCAGATACGCCCAAGTTTGGGGAACTTCTGCCAAGCACCCCGGACAGAGAGCCGGTCTTGACCACGTGCTTGCGGACAAGGACTTACTGACACTTATCATCGCCAAATGA
- a CDS encoding PEF-CTERM sorting domain-containing protein produces MKSKQSVTLYIGLALVFLAMFVGNAIAQPIEVVSLEKYTLGTDGVWYDADVATGPEIPVGSIVKWKYVITNNMPVSEPDGILDTYAPGEMVIAWLNDYSNVSIIYEDENCTIPAFINGLPISPKTIPANESVEFFACGIAVFGQYENFADVAVDIYDPGPTLIGSGYDMDYSHYLGVKDNEIPEFPTIVVPIAAIIGLAFIIQRRKN; encoded by the coding sequence ATGAAAAGTAAACAAAGCGTAACGCTTTACATAGGCTTAGCCTTGGTGTTTTTAGCAATGTTTGTGGGGAATGCCATTGCTCAACCAATTGAGGTTGTTTCCCTCGAGAAATATACATTGGGTACAGATGGAGTTTGGTATGATGCTGATGTAGCAACCGGACCAGAGATTCCTGTCGGTTCTATTGTAAAGTGGAAGTATGTAATCACAAATAACATGCCAGTAAGCGAGCCAGATGGCATACTGGATACATATGCACCTGGGGAAATGGTTATTGCATGGCTTAATGACTACTCAAACGTCTCCATTATTTACGAGGACGAGAATTGCACTATCCCTGCTTTTATAAATGGACTGCCGATATCACCAAAAACTATTCCTGCTAACGAATCGGTTGAATTTTTTGCATGTGGAATAGCTGTGTTTGGTCAATATGAGAACTTTGCTGATGTAGCAGTTGATATATATGATCCAGGACCAACTTTGATTGGTTCGGGGTATGATATGGATTACAGCCACTACCTCGGTGTTAAAGATAACGAAATCCCAGAGTTCCCAACAATTGTTGTTCCTATAGCAGCAATTATTGGACTTGCATTCATAATTCAGCGCAGGAAGAATTAA